One Anastrepha obliqua isolate idAnaObli1 chromosome 6, idAnaObli1_1.0, whole genome shotgun sequence DNA window includes the following coding sequences:
- the LOC129250179 gene encoding uncharacterized protein LOC129250179, which yields MICYPTFIVTSTGFWNHQQCFSNGTLKRLTPQELKVLRKSTIGLNGYVSKRNCRIWAGEQPKAIQEQPLQPLHPLRTTFFRDESGANVTVNGERYRAMINDFLMPESEARDLHNIWFQQGGVTCHAARETMNLLRGCFGVCKV from the exons ATGAT TTGCTATCCGACTTTCATAGTTACATCGACCGGCTTCTGGAACCACCAGCAGTGCTTCAGCAACGGCACCCTTAAGCGACTTACTCCTCAAGAATTAaaagtattacgaaaatcgactatcgggcttaatggctacgtcagtaagcgaaattgccgcatttgggctggggagcaacccaaagccattcaagaacaaccattacagccattacatccattgagaaCAACCTTCTTCAGAGATGAGTCTGGCgctaatgtaacagtgaatggcgaacgctatcgcgcaatgataaacgactttttgatgccggaaagtgaagcccgtgatctccacaatatttggttccaacaaggcggCGTTACTTGCCacgcagcccgtgaaacaatgaatttattGCGAGgttgtttcg gggtatgcaaagtctaa
- the LOC129250180 gene encoding uncharacterized protein LOC129250180 has product MTSQTTFPESRNCRIWAGEQPKAIQEQPLQPLHPLRTTFFRDESGANVTVNGERYRAMINDFLMPESEARDLHNIWFQQGGVTCHAARETMNLLRGCFGVCKV; this is encoded by the exons ATGACTTCACAAACTACCTTTCCAGAAAGC cgaaattgccgcatttgggctggggagcaacccaaagccattcaagaacaaccattacagccattacatccattgagaaCAACCTTCTTCAGAGATGAGTCTGGCgctaatgtaacagtgaatggcgaacgctatcgcgcaatgataaacgactttttgatgccggaaagtgaagcccgtgatctccacaatatttggttccaacaaggcggCGTTACTTGCCacgcagcccgtgaaacaatgaatttattGCGAGgttgtttcg gggtatgcaaagtctaa